The Triticum dicoccoides isolate Atlit2015 ecotype Zavitan chromosome 6A, WEW_v2.0, whole genome shotgun sequence genome has a window encoding:
- the LOC119316727 gene encoding U-box domain-containing protein 4-like gives MDSPVEFLLRCPTPRRRRLPLAGAFFAPTALVGASLLRALASLAAGLLATPRPPSQPRNFAALARRLALLSALLDSLLLDAPDRFSDAANLCFRELYVVLFRADLLVSYVASAGRAWALLRGAHLAASFRDLDAELAVVLDVIPAASIRLSHDAAGHLDLLRSQCRRRSPAQYHDPDEAALRDRLLAAVQQFELGQPPPLKSLLSDVGISDAASCQAEIDYLEEQILSQEEDTDLLLVGGVLALLRYSLFSQFDPGNAKAARYWPSAGNLQRLPSWGGGGCDDTSFSVPKEFSCPISLDLMRDPVVASTGQTYDRPSIIQWIGEGHSTCPNSGQALADNRLVPNRALRSLISQWCGMYCFQYDSPESNEGMAECVATACSSKAAIEANKATARILVRMLVESSDSSKAVAAKEIRLLAKAGKRNRAFIAELGAIPLLCRLLLSSDQIAQENAVTALLNLSIYEPNKTRIMEQEGCLWLIVSVLQNGWTTEARENAAATLFSLSVVHDYKKMIMNEPGALEKLACMLKKGTPRGRKDAVMALFNLSTHAESSARMLESSAVVALIESLRNDTVSEEAAGALALLMKQPSVVHLVGSSETVISSLVGLMRRGTPKGKENAVSALYEICRRGGSALVRRVAKIPGLNTVIQNIMLTGTKRAKKKASLIVKMCQRSQMPSAMSLGTSLRVIDHSLVGNSSLRRAASFGSGELSNPVSISVHVP, from the coding sequence ATGGACTCGCCGGTGGAGTTCCTGCTCCGGTGCCCCACGCCGAGGCGGAGGAGGCTGCCGCTGGCCGGCGCCTTCTTCGCGCCCACCGCCCTCGTCGGCGCCTCGCTGCTCCGCGCgctcgcctcgctcgccgccgggcTGCTCGCCACGCCGCGCCCGCCGTCGCAGCCGCGGAACTTCGCCGCGCTCGCGCGCCGCCTCGCGCTGCTCAGCGCACTCCTCGACTCGCTCCTCCTCGACGCGCCGGACCGCTTCTCCGACGCCGCCAACCTCTGCTTCCGCGAGCTCTACGTCGTGCTCTTCCGCGCCGACCTGCTCGTCTCCTACGTCGCCTCAGCCGGCCGCGCGTGGGCGCTGCTCCGGGGCGCCCACCTCGCCGCCTCCTTCCGCGACCTCGACGCCGAGCTCGCTGTCGTCCTCGACGTCATCCCCGCCGCCTCCATCCGCCTCTCGCACGACGCGGCCGGCCACCTCGACCTCCTCCGCTCCCAGTGCCGCCGCCGATCGCCCGCACAGTACCACGACCCGGATGAGGCTGCGCTACGcgaccgcctcctcgccgccgtccaaCAGTTCGAGCTCGGCCAGCCGCCTCCGCTCAAGTCGCTCCTCTCCGACGTTGGCATCTCTGACGCTGCGTCTTGCCAAGCTGAAATCGACTACCTTGAGGAACAAATCTTGAGTCAAGAAGAGGATACCGACCTCCTGCTCGTCGGTGGTGTTCTCGCCTTGCTCCGCTACAGCCTCTTCTCGCAGTTCGACCCTGGCAACGCAAAGGCGGCCCGGTATTGGCCGTCGGCGGGAAACTTGCAGCGGCTTCCatcgtggggcggcggcggctgcgacgaCACCTCCTTCTCGGTGCCCAAGGAGTTCTCCTGCCCGATTTCTTTGGATTTGATGCGCGACCCTGTGGTGGCGTCCACCGGCCAGACGTATGACCGGCCATCAATCATACAGTGGATCGGGGAGGGCCATTCCACCTGCCCAAATTCAGGGCAGGCACTGGCAGACAACCGCCTTGTGCCGAATCGTGCACTCCGCAGTTTGATATCACAGTGGTGTGGGATGTATTGTTTCCAGTATGATTCCCCAGAGAGCAACGAGGGGATGGCCGAATGCGTCGCCACCGCGTGCAGCAGCAAGGCGGCAATCGAGGCAAATAAAGCCACAGCCAGGATTCTGGTCAGGATGCTGGTGGAGAGTTCAGATAGCTCAAAGGCAGTCGCTGCCAAGGAAATTAGGTTGCTGGCCAAGGCTGGGAAGCGGAACAGAGCGTTCATCGCCGAGCTCGGTGCAATCCCGTTGCTCTGCAGGCTGCTCCTGTCATCAGATCAGATTGCGCAAGAGAACGCAGTGACGGCGCTGCTCAATCTCTCCATTTACGAGCCGAACAAAACGCGGATTATGGAACAGGAGGGTTGCTTGTGGCTTATCGTCAGCGTGTTGCAGAATGGCTGGACTACAGAGGCCAGAGAGAATGCAGCAGCAACTCTGTTTAGTCTCTCCGTGGTCCATGATTACAAGAAGATGATCATGAATGAGCCAGGGGCTCTGGAGAAGCTGGCTTGTATGCTGAAAAAAGGGACGCCAAGGGGGAGGAAAGATGCAGTGATggcacttttcaacctctcaactcATGCAGAAAGCTCAGCTCGGATGCTTGAGTCAAGTGCAGTTGTAGCTTTAATCGAGTCACTGAGGAACGACACCGTGTCGGAGGAAGCTGCTGGTGCTCTGGCTCTGCTCATGAAGCAGCCTTCTGTTGTGCATCTTGTTGGGAGCTCTGAAACTGTGATCAGTAGCCTCGTTGGATTAATGAGACGGGGAACTCCAAAGGGCAAGGAGAATGCAGTGTCCGCTCTATACGAGATATGTCGCCGTGGTGGCTCAGCATTGGTTCGGAGAGTAGCAAAGATTCCGGGGTTGAATACAGTAATACAGAACATCATGCTCACTGGTACAAAGCGCGCCAAGAAGAAAGCAAGCTTGATCGTCAAGATGTGCCAAAGAAGCCAAATGCCGTCAGCAATGTCGCTAGGCACTAGCTTGAGGGTGATTGATCATTCTTTGGTAGGTAACAGCTCATTGAGGCGTGCTGCGAGCTTTGGCAGTGGAGAGTTGTCGAATCCCGTTTCGATATCAGTGCACGTGCCCTAG